In Zingiber officinale cultivar Zhangliang chromosome 8B, Zo_v1.1, whole genome shotgun sequence, a single genomic region encodes these proteins:
- the LOC122017221 gene encoding protein THYLAKOID FORMATION1, chloroplastic-like: MASIPSASFSSPCRHASERRPSFAGVCSSSVTSLGGVRFEVRKISTRMVVRCVAAAASYVPPTVSETKLNFLKAYKRPIPSIYNNVLQELLVQQHLMRYKTTYQYDAVFALGFVTVYEQLMEGFPSSEDRDAIFQSYIKALKEDPEQYRIDAKKLEEWASSQTPSSLVDFASREGEVEAILKDISERAQGNGNFSYSRFFAIGLFRLLELANATEPTVLEKLCAALHINKRSVDRDLDVYRNLLSKLVQAKELLKEYVDREKKKREERSTSQKANEAITQFVGDISVF; the protein is encoded by the exons ATGGCCTCCATTCCATCTGCTTCCTTCTCCTCGCCGTGCAGACATGCCTCAGAGAGAAGGCCGTCCTTCGCCGGCGTGTGCTCCTCCTCTGTTACCTCCCTCGGTGGAGTTCGATTTGAAGTTCGTAAGATCAGCACTCGGATGGTAGTCCGCTGCGTGGCGGCCGCTGCAAGCT ATGTGCCACCCACCGTATCAGAGACGAAATTGAATTTTCTCAAAGCATACAAACGACCGATTCCAAGCATATACAATAATGTGTTGCAGGAGCTTCTTGTGCAGCAACATCTGATGAGATACAAAACCACTTATCAGTATGATGCTGTCTTTGCGCTTGGCTTTGTTACTGTATATGAACAACTGATGGAAGGATTCCCCAGCAGTGAGGATAGAGATGCCATCTTCCAATCATATATCAAAGCTTTGAAGGAGGATCCTGAACAGTACAG AATTGATGCAAAGAAACTGGAAGAGTGGGCTTCATCTCAGACTCCTAGTTCTTTGGTAGACTTTGCCTCTAGAGAAGGAGAAGTAGAAGCCATTTTGAAAGATATCTCAGAGCGAGCACAGGGCAATGGAAATTTTAGCTATAGTCGTTTCTTTGCTATTGGACTTTTCCGTTTGCTTGAGCTGGCTAATGCAACTGAGCCTACAGTGCTTGAGAAA CTCTGTGCCGCTTTGCATATAAATAAGCGTAGTGTTGATAGAGATCTCGATGTATACCGCAATCTTTTGTCGAAATTAGTACAAGCTAAGGAGCTTTTGAAGGAATACGTGGACAG agaaaagaagaaaagagaagaaagatCAACATCTCAGAAGGCGAATGAGGCCATCACACAGTTTGTAGGAGATATTTCTGTCTTTTGA
- the LOC122017924 gene encoding uncharacterized protein LOC122017924, translating to MAPRLFACFAGGREVASSSSSPPEAKATADLTAEEQRRMGPVLVELFSSQGCATSPDAEEVVSRICSGELRRGDLPPVALLEFHVEYWDYRGWRDPFGSSLWTVRQKAYVETLRLDTLYTPQVVVNGRAQCVGTDVDAICAAIQSAPRFPSPTMQMKLNRTADGTALQVSLSGALGTRVDGGGADVMVALYESGLVTECAQGENRGRVLTNDFVVRRLEKLSHVKNMSPKKKVSGSVRFALWEGFDAANCGLLVFVQNGSLHTFGIQQLQIPDAI from the exons ATGGCACCGCGTCTGTTCGCATGCTTCGCCGGCGGGAGGGAGGTGGCTTCGTCGTCGAGTTCGCCTCCTGAGGCGAAAGCGACGGCGGACCTGACGGCGGAGGAGCAGCGCAGGATGGGTCCGGTGCTGGTGGAGCTGTTCTCGTCGCAGGGCTGCGCCACCTCTCCGGACGCGGAGGAGGTGGTGTCACGGATCTGCAGCGGGGAGCTCCGGCGCGGGGACCTGCCGCCGGTGGCTCTGCTGGAGTTCCACGTGGAGTATTGGGACTACCGGGGGTGGCGGGACCCTTTCGGCTCCAGCCTCTGGACGGTGCGACAGAAGGCCTACGTGGAGACGCTCCGGCTGGATACTCTGTACACGCCGCAGGTGGTGGTGAACGGCCGCGCCCAGTGCGTCGGCACAGACGTCGACGCCATTTGCGCCGCCATCCAATCCGCCCCCCGATTCCCTTCCCCTACGATGCAG ATGAAATTGAACAGGACGGCGGACGGGACAGCGCTGCAGGTGTCCCTTAGCGGCGCCTTGGGCACCAGGGTCGACGGCGGCGGCGCGGACGTGATGGTGGCGCTATACGAGAGCGGGCTGGTGACGGAGTGCGCGCAGGGCGAGAACAGAGGCCGCGTCCTCACGAACGATTTCGTGGTCCGGCGGCTGGAGAAGCTGAGCCACGTCAAGAACATGTCGCCGAAGAAGAAAGTGTCGGGGTCCGTCCGTTTCGCCCTCTGGGAGGGCTTCGACGCCGCCAACTGCGGCCTCCTCGTCTTCGTCCAGAACGGCTCGCTCCATACCTTCGGCATCCAGCAATTGCAGATCCCAGACGCCATCTGA